A region from the Rhodamnia argentea isolate NSW1041297 chromosome 7, ASM2092103v1, whole genome shotgun sequence genome encodes:
- the LOC115746888 gene encoding uncharacterized protein LOC115746888 has translation MTVKNMMEDTQLNFNQPFLTVRRFSSTIASAEGQEKRRTNKALPTIPPLPPYKSELKSGPIRNPGTVPFVWEQCPGRPKNESLSRSRNPKCPPAAPKLPPGRIATVKQQDSQKYSDGVMGVQSQTRDMVLYSENAQSNNEGAKKKDTTEEKGIPGSDYGDEAYVDALDSFSQSESFFLNCSVSGLSGVDGSDMRLSGRFSRDPPARDFMMYRFLPAAKAMASEAPLHFVRKQFVAQDLPRHPVKKAVVGGENCRLEVLKPSVPPMTQVRVGEESKDDDYYDNETSTTKVCGLFPRFCLLNPVPGMRMQTAGLTVHKTQLNATNAKYQGETRSKHKKNASDEQRSVGGRLKAELHENKFDLKSTRRQTTFKSDDKKLEGSSLYSRLQGNGKFEHQNGFSEAVPQGEERPVSLHENVKNSKVDVSNSRGKRFINLRELLDSERAEWRAGNTSPVVEKTVHVDAVHVVKSQGHTSPSGGKEPSHSEGDLFDIKATRKKVEEAILVDSLSLDVENIEHPEKKKTMSELEGVHFTDSPLLSASDRLNQYMNIDLSRHDQALTLVGIKETSSKVGRDGKIDVESKALMRLGDRQNPSTAYSPLPLPPPLPKSPSDSWLSRTMPSISSKKPSPLSSLSINVVNGKHASESAPVDPKWETIVKSSNVHHGHLRFSEELLPPIPET, from the exons ATGACAGTTAAAAATATGATGGAAGATACACAACTAAATTTCAATCAGCCATTCCTTACGGTGAGGCGTTTCTCGTCCACAATAGCCTCTGCAGAGGGTCAGGAGAAAAGGAGAACTAATAAGGCACTGCCAACCatacctcctcttcctccttacAAATCAGAGCTCAAATCGGGTCCGATAAGGAATCCAGGAACTGTTCCATTTGTGTGGGAACAGTGTCCAGGAAGACCTAAGAATGAATCACTATCGCGCAGTCGGAATCCCAAATGCCCTCCTGCTGCTCCGAAACTTCCACCTGGGAGGATTGCTACAGTTAAGCAGCAGGATTCTCAAAAATACTCCGATGGTGTTATGGGTGTACAATCTCAAACGAGAGATATGGTTTTATATTCtgaaaatgcacaatcaaacaATGAAGGTGCTAAAAAAAAGGATACCACAGAGGAAAAAGGGATCCCTGGTTCAGATTATGGTGATGAAGCCTACGTAGATGCATTGGATTCATTTTCGCAATCTGAGTCATTCTTCTTGAACTGCAGTGTCAGTGGTTTGAGTGGAGTGGATGGTTCAGACATGAGACTATCTGGAAGGTTCTCTAGGGATCCACCAGCCAGGGACTTCATGATGTATCGTTTCTTGCCCGCAGCAAAGGCAATGGCTTCAGAAGCCCCTCTGCATTTCGTCCGGAAGCAATTTGTGGCACAAGATCTGCCAAGGCATCCGGTAAAGAAGGCAGTGGTAGGGGGTGAGAACTGTCGGCTTGAGGTACTTAAGCCAAGTGTGCCACCGATGACCCAAGTCAGAGTTGGAGAAGAAAGTAAAGATGATGACTACTATGATAATGAAACCTCAACAACTAAAGTTTGTGGATTATTCCCTCGGTTTTGCCTGTTAAATCCAGTACCTGGTATGAGGATGCAAACTGCGGGGCTTACTGTGCACAAAACTCAACTTAATGCTACAAATGCTAAATATCAAGGTGAAACCAGGAGTAAG cataaaaaaaatgcttctGATGAGCAAAGATCAGTTGGTGGGCGTCTAAAAGCGGAGCTGCATGAAAATAAGTTCGATCTCAAAAGCACACGGAGACAAACTACATTCAAAAGCGATGACAAGAAATTAGAGGGGTCATCACTGTACAGCCGTTTGCAAGGCAATGGCAAATTTGAGCACCAGAACGGATTTTCTGAAGCAGTCCCTCAAGGGGAGGAAAGACCAGTTAGTCTTCATGAGAATGTTAAGAATTCCAAGGTTGATGTCTCCAATTCCCGAGGAAAGCGCTTTATCAATCTTCGAGAATTATTAGATAGTGAGCGTGCGGAATGGAGGGCAGGCAATACAAGCCCTGTGGTTGAGAAAACTGTACACGTCGATGCTGTGCATGTTGTGAAATCTCAAGGCCATACAAGTCCCTCAGGGGGGAAGGAGCCATCCCATTCTGAGGGTGATCTGTTCGATATCAAGGCTACTAGGAAGAAAGTTGAGGAAGCGATTTTAGTGGACTCTCTTTCTCTGGATGTCGAGAACATTGAGCAcccggagaagaagaagacgatgtcTGAACTTGAAGGTGTGCATTTCACGGATTCCCCCTTGCTCTCTGCTTCTGACAGATTAAATCAGTATATGAACATTGACTTGTCTAGACATGATCAAGCTCTTACTCTAGTGGGCATCAAGGAGACCAGCTCAAAAGTTGGCAGAGATGGTAAAATTGATGTAGAAAGTAAGGCACTTATGAGATTAGGTGATCGGCAAAATCCTTCCACTGCCTATTCACCCTTgcccctccctcctcctttACCGAAATCTCCGTCAGACTCATGGTTATCGCGAACCATGCCCTCCATTTCCTCCAAGAAACCATCTCCACTATCCTCTCTTAGCATAAATGTTGTTAATGGGAAACATGCTTCAGAGTCAGCTCCTGTTGATCCCAAGTGGGAAACCATCGTCAAATCTTCCAATGTGCACCACGGGCATCTGCGGTTCTCTGAG GAACTGCTGCCGCCAATCCCGGAAACCTGA
- the LOC125315894 gene encoding loricrin-like, whose amino-acid sequence MAREVYALVDATNGHGSQPELIWLLWAVGFSLVFISIIMFACGKSEQKPLEKKGHSGGGGRGGNLAGAGSFYLGSGGFGGDVCGGGSGCNCGGSGGGGGGCGGGGGCGGGGGGGSC is encoded by the coding sequence ATGGCAAGAGAGGTTTATGCTCTTGTTGATGCTACCAATGGCCATGGAAGCCAACCGGAGTTGATATGGCTGCTTTGGGCGGTTGGGTTTTCCCTCGTGTTCATCTCCATAATCATGTTCGCATGCGGCAAAAGTGAGCAGAAACCTCTCGAAAAGAAGGGTCATAGCGGTGGTGGCGGCAGAGGGGGCAATCTTGCTGGAGCTGGCAGTTTTTACTTGGGTAGCGGCGGTTTTGGGGGGGATGTCtgtggcggcggcagcggctGCAACTGTGGTGGTAGTGGGGGTGGCGGCGGAGGctgcggcggaggcggaggttGTGGCGGTGGCGGGGGCGGTGGTAGCTGCTAA